One Pseudomonas brassicacearum genomic region harbors:
- a CDS encoding pilus assembly protein PilM has protein sequence MLRLFNKKAHTLLGIDISSTSVKLLELSRQGDRYRVESYAVEPLPANAVIEKNIAELEGVGQALSRVLAKAKTASRSVAVAVAGSAVITKIIEMDAGMSDDDMENQLKIEADQYIPYPLDEVAIDFEVLGVSPRSAERVEVLLAACRKENVEVREAALALAGLTARVVDVEAYALERAFGLLATQLAASQERLTVAVIDIGATMTTLSVLHNGRIIYTREQLFGGRQLTEEIQRRYGLTPEQAGQAKRQGGLPDDYLSEVLQPFREALVQQVSRSLQFFFASGQYSAVDHILLAGGTASVAGLDRLIEQRLGTPTQVANPFTNMALSSKVNAGALASDAPALMIACGLALRSFD, from the coding sequence GTGCTACGACTCTTCAATAAAAAAGCCCATACGCTTCTGGGGATAGACATCAGCTCCACCTCGGTGAAGCTGCTTGAGTTGAGCCGCCAGGGTGACCGATACCGCGTCGAGTCCTACGCGGTCGAACCGTTGCCGGCCAACGCCGTGATCGAAAAGAACATCGCCGAGCTCGAAGGGGTGGGCCAGGCATTGTCTCGGGTGCTCGCCAAGGCCAAGACCGCCTCGCGTAGCGTGGCAGTGGCGGTGGCGGGGTCGGCGGTGATCACCAAGATCATCGAGATGGACGCCGGGATGTCCGATGACGACATGGAAAACCAGCTCAAGATCGAGGCCGATCAGTACATTCCTTATCCGCTGGATGAGGTGGCCATCGATTTTGAAGTGCTGGGCGTGTCACCGCGCAGCGCCGAGCGGGTCGAGGTGCTGTTGGCGGCCTGTCGCAAGGAAAACGTCGAGGTTCGCGAGGCTGCGCTGGCGCTGGCCGGGCTGACAGCCCGGGTGGTCGACGTGGAAGCCTACGCGCTGGAGCGCGCCTTTGGTCTGCTCGCCACGCAACTGGCGGCGTCCCAGGAACGGCTGACCGTGGCGGTCATCGACATCGGCGCCACCATGACCACCCTCAGCGTGCTGCACAACGGGCGGATCATCTATACCCGCGAGCAATTGTTCGGCGGCCGCCAGCTCACCGAGGAAATCCAGCGCCGCTATGGCCTGACGCCCGAGCAGGCCGGCCAGGCAAAAAGGCAGGGTGGCCTGCCGGACGATTATCTCAGTGAGGTGCTGCAACCCTTTCGCGAGGCCCTGGTGCAGCAAGTTTCGCGGTCCTTGCAGTTTTTCTTCGCTTCGGGCCAGTACAGCGCGGTGGACCACATTTTGTTGGCCGGAGGCACGGCGTCGGTCGCCGGCCTGGATCGGCTGATCGAGCAACGCCTGGGCACACCGACCCAGGTCGCCAACCCGTTTACCAACATGGCCCTGAGCAGCAAGGTCAATGCCGGTGCCCTGGCCAGTGACGCGCCAGCGCTGATGATTGCCTGCGGGCTGGCCCTCAGGAGTTTCGACTGA
- a CDS encoding PilN domain-containing protein — protein MARINLLPWREELREERRKRFLLALVGALVGAVGLTLVAIRYVDSAIDHQVARNSYLSEQIAVLDERIKQISELKARRQQLLERMRIIQDLQGNRPVSGRIFDQLARTLPDGVYFTEVKMEDRTLFIKGAAESNNRVSDLMRNLDASDLFDAPSLTEVKATTAGQLDQANVFQLTVRQTRTVDGEDAQ, from the coding sequence ATGGCGCGGATCAACCTGCTGCCCTGGCGTGAAGAGCTGCGCGAAGAGCGCCGCAAACGCTTTCTGCTGGCATTGGTGGGGGCGCTGGTCGGCGCGGTGGGCCTGACGTTGGTCGCGATCCGGTACGTCGACAGTGCCATCGACCACCAAGTGGCGCGCAACAGTTATCTCTCCGAGCAGATTGCCGTGCTGGACGAGCGCATCAAGCAGATCAGCGAACTGAAAGCCCGTCGCCAGCAACTGCTGGAGCGCATGCGCATCATCCAGGACCTGCAGGGTAACCGGCCGGTCAGCGGGCGTATTTTCGACCAGCTGGCGCGGACCCTGCCGGACGGGGTGTATTTCACCGAAGTGAAGATGGAGGACCGGACTCTCTTCATCAAGGGTGCCGCGGAATCGAACAATCGTGTCTCGGACCTCATGCGCAACCTGGACGCATCTGACCTGTTCGATGCGCCCAGCCTGACGGAGGTCAAGGCCACCACCGCCGGTCAGCTCGATCAGGCCAACGTTTTCCAGTTGACGGTCCGCCAGACCCGCACCGTCGATGGGGAGGACGCCCAATGA